The following nucleotide sequence is from Nitrospirota bacterium.
CAAGAGTTATGAATACACCTTTGCCGATCAGCAGGAATAACACGGTTACAGCCGTTGCCGTAATTACCGAATGTCTCAGCACCTTAGCCCTGACAGCATCCTCCATATCCTGGGTAAGGGATATGTAAATAGGCAGGACACCAATGGCATCAAAGGCCACGAAGAGCGGGATAAACGTCATAATAAAATTGGTAAGCATTGATTTAAAAAAATCCGGCAGGGCCTTTTTAAGAAGTAATTATATCATTCATTTTTACCTTCAATCCCTCAACCAACTCAAACTCTTCGTCAAATTCAAAAAACAAAACCTCCCGTTTACCTTGTTTGTAAACACTGACGGTCTTGCTTTGTGGGTCAACAAGGACTACTCTTGTAACACCAATTGAAAGGTAGTCTTTTA
It contains:
- a CDS encoding MarC family protein, with translation MTFIPLFVAFDAIGVLPIYISLTQDMEDAVRAKVLRHSVITATAVTVLFLLIGKGVFITL